The following are from one region of the Archangium lipolyticum genome:
- a CDS encoding protease, protein MIRGHVGWVALCCLALGGSACTTTPRSTTPPEQTPAPEQKENPAMTTSLECSLSVPSTLKSGQPVEAHFQLTNRTSQPLYVLKWRTPLEGRLLGNDFEITRDGTEIPYQGPMVKRANPGADSYVAIAPGASVDAKVELSLAYELTQPGRYRIAFRNELFDVIDKQADVPRTMDQFRPMPVQCPAVETTITAP, encoded by the coding sequence ATGATTCGTGGACACGTTGGTTGGGTCGCGCTGTGCTGTCTGGCGCTCGGTGGGAGCGCGTGTACGACGACGCCTCGGAGCACGACTCCGCCGGAGCAGACGCCGGCTCCCGAGCAGAAGGAGAACCCGGCCATGACGACGAGCCTGGAGTGCTCGCTGAGCGTGCCGTCCACCCTGAAGTCGGGTCAGCCGGTGGAGGCGCACTTCCAGCTCACCAACCGTACGTCCCAGCCGCTGTACGTGCTCAAGTGGCGGACGCCGCTCGAGGGGCGGCTGCTCGGCAATGACTTCGAGATCACCCGCGACGGCACCGAGATTCCCTACCAGGGGCCCATGGTCAAGCGCGCCAATCCGGGTGCGGACAGCTACGTGGCCATCGCGCCCGGCGCGTCGGTGGATGCGAAGGTCGAGCTGTCGCTGGCCTACGAGCTGACGCAGCCAGGGCGCTACCGGATCGCCTTCCGCAACGAGTTGTTCGACGTGATCGACAAGCAGGCGGACGTGCCGCGCACGATGGACCAGTTCCGGCCCATGCCCGTGCAGTGCCCGGCGGTCGAGACGACGATCACCGCCCCCTGA
- a CDS encoding (2Fe-2S)-binding protein, which yields MNPSSRDLGAGPVPAGSPSGVEITLEVNGVEKRMQVAPWTTLLDLLREYLALTGTKKGCDHGQCGACTVLVNGTRINSCLTLAVMKDGAKVTTIEGLASGETLHPLQQAFLEHDAFQCGYCTPGQICSAQGLINEGKARTLDDIRELMSGNLCRCGAYTNILAAIEQAMRASGKGPAR from the coding sequence ATGAATCCTTCCTCGAGAGACCTGGGCGCCGGACCGGTGCCGGCTGGATCTCCCTCGGGCGTGGAGATCACGCTCGAGGTCAACGGCGTGGAAAAGCGGATGCAGGTCGCGCCGTGGACCACCTTGCTCGACCTGCTGCGCGAGTACCTCGCGCTGACCGGTACGAAGAAGGGCTGTGATCATGGCCAATGCGGGGCGTGCACTGTCCTCGTCAATGGCACGCGCATCAATTCCTGTCTGACCCTGGCGGTCATGAAGGACGGTGCGAAGGTGACCACGATCGAAGGGCTCGCCTCGGGTGAGACACTTCACCCGCTGCAACAGGCCTTCCTCGAGCACGACGCCTTCCAGTGTGGCTACTGCACGCCAGGGCAGATCTGCTCCGCCCAGGGATTGATCAACGAAGGCAAGGCCCGGACCCTGGACGACATCCGCGAGCTGATGAGCGGCAATCTCTGCCGCTGCGGCGCCTACACCAACATCCTCGCGGCCATCGAGCAGGCGATGCGTGCGAGCGGAAAGGGCCCGGCGCGATGA
- a CDS encoding family 43 glycosylhydrolase: MHTPLQTVLGTLRVPLLTAMLLLAGSSSAQTFYNPIVAAGQDPSIVQYNGYYYLVQSINGDTAIAVTRSRTLTGLASGSKVTVWTRPSTTGPLCCEVWASEIQFINGRFYIYFAADDGNNDNHRMYVLESNGADPQGGYTFKGKIAAPTDRWAIDGTVLQQGSSLYFLWSGWEGTTNIQQNLYIAPMSNPYTISGERVQISSPLGTWERLGGPPYINEGPEILQRNGKIFVIYSASGSWTDDYCLGMLTASSTANLLQPSSWTKSNGCVFSKAATAYGPGHNTFVKSPDGTQDWLVYHANLVSGSSWGGRSLRAQRFTWNADGSPNFGSPASSSTALAPPSGEKLGSSRYEAELAAINHATARAAVGGASNGQVVGYIDYSDSWVEFRQLWAPSAGSYALTVRFANGMGTTSTHNVSVNGGASTAISYPHTGWDNWTSATVFVTLRAGDNTVRFSKGTNYAELDYVELNRYEAENAILNRASVRFAAGGASSERVVGYIDYSDSWVEFRNVTVPSAGTYKLRVRFANGSNGTSSHYVSVNGGAGTSLSYAKTGWDTWTVTSLDVNLNAGANTLRFTKGIDYAELDSVEVHK, from the coding sequence ATGCATACCCCCCTCCAAACCGTCCTCGGGACCCTGCGGGTCCCGCTCCTCACCGCCATGCTGCTGCTGGCGGGCTCGTCCTCCGCGCAGACGTTCTACAACCCCATCGTCGCGGCGGGGCAGGACCCGTCCATCGTCCAGTACAACGGCTATTACTACCTGGTGCAGAGCATCAATGGTGACACCGCCATCGCGGTCACCAGGTCCCGCACGCTGACGGGGCTCGCCTCGGGCTCGAAGGTCACCGTCTGGACCCGGCCCTCCACCACCGGCCCGCTCTGCTGCGAGGTCTGGGCTTCGGAAATCCAGTTCATCAACGGCCGCTTCTACATCTACTTCGCGGCGGACGACGGCAACAACGACAACCATCGCATGTACGTGCTGGAGAGCAACGGCGCCGATCCCCAGGGCGGCTATACCTTCAAGGGCAAGATCGCCGCGCCCACGGACCGCTGGGCCATCGACGGCACCGTCCTGCAGCAGGGCTCCTCGCTGTACTTCCTCTGGTCCGGCTGGGAGGGCACGACGAACATCCAGCAGAACCTCTACATCGCGCCGATGAGCAACCCGTACACCATCAGCGGCGAGCGCGTGCAGATCTCCTCGCCCCTGGGAACCTGGGAGCGCCTCGGTGGCCCGCCCTACATCAACGAGGGCCCCGAGATCCTCCAGCGCAACGGGAAGATCTTCGTCATCTACTCGGCGAGCGGGAGCTGGACGGATGATTACTGCCTCGGGATGTTGACGGCCTCCAGCACCGCCAACCTCCTGCAGCCCTCCTCGTGGACGAAGTCGAACGGCTGCGTCTTCTCGAAGGCCGCCACGGCGTATGGCCCCGGTCACAACACCTTCGTCAAGTCGCCGGACGGGACGCAGGACTGGCTCGTCTACCACGCCAACCTGGTGTCGGGCAGCAGCTGGGGCGGCCGGAGCCTCCGCGCGCAGCGCTTCACCTGGAACGCCGATGGCAGCCCGAACTTCGGCTCCCCCGCCTCCAGCAGCACGGCGCTGGCTCCGCCCTCGGGGGAGAAGCTCGGCTCGAGCCGGTACGAGGCCGAGCTGGCCGCCATCAACCACGCCACGGCCCGCGCCGCCGTGGGGGGCGCCTCCAATGGTCAGGTCGTCGGCTACATCGATTACTCGGACTCCTGGGTGGAGTTCCGCCAGCTCTGGGCACCGTCCGCCGGCTCGTATGCGCTGACCGTCCGGTTCGCCAACGGCATGGGCACCACCAGCACCCACAACGTCTCGGTCAACGGGGGCGCCTCCACGGCCATCTCCTATCCCCATACGGGCTGGGACAACTGGACCAGCGCCACCGTGTTCGTCACCCTGCGGGCCGGTGACAACACCGTCCGGTTCTCCAAGGGCACCAACTACGCCGAGCTCGATTACGTGGAGCTCAACCGGTACGAGGCCGAGAACGCCATCCTCAACCGCGCCTCCGTGCGCTTCGCCGCGGGCGGTGCTTCGAGCGAGCGTGTCGTGGGCTACATCGACTACTCGGACTCCTGGGTCGAGTTCCGCAACGTGACCGTGCCCTCGGCGGGCACCTACAAGCTCCGGGTGCGCTTCGCCAATGGCAGCAACGGGACGAGCTCCCACTACGTGTCCGTCAATGGCGGGGCGGGCACTTCGCTCTCGTATGCGAAGACAGGCTGGGACACGTGGACGGTGACGTCCCTCGACGTCAACCTGAACGCTGGCGCCAACACGCTCCGCTTCACCAAGGGCATCGATTACGCGGAGCTCGATTCCGTCGAGGTCCACAAGTAG
- the tesB gene encoding acyl-CoA thioesterase II: protein MSRVLEDLLELLKLEPIEENLFRGRSQDLGYHQLFGGQVLGQSLSAASQTVTHAERHVHSMHGYFLRPGDASLPVVYTVTRVRDGGSFTTRSVTAIQRGQPIFTMMASFQGDEPGFEHQTKMPEVPGPEGFPSDLELLRRKADLIPERVRDKLLCPKPIEIRPVTQYDPFDPKPGEPLKYVWFRADGPLPDDTQVHKYVLAYASDFNLITTALHPHGASFMRRNMQMASLDHALWFHGNVRVNDWLLYVMDSPWAGSARGLARGQIFSRDGRLVASVAQEGLIRLRKDGR from the coding sequence ATGAGTCGTGTCCTGGAGGATCTGCTGGAGCTCCTGAAGCTGGAGCCCATCGAGGAGAACCTGTTCCGCGGAAGGAGTCAGGACCTCGGTTACCACCAGCTCTTCGGAGGACAGGTGCTGGGCCAGTCCCTGTCGGCGGCCAGCCAGACGGTGACGCACGCCGAGCGCCACGTGCACTCGATGCACGGCTACTTCCTGCGCCCCGGTGATGCCAGCCTCCCCGTGGTCTACACGGTGACGCGCGTGCGCGATGGCGGCAGCTTCACCACCCGCAGCGTGACGGCCATCCAGAGGGGCCAGCCCATCTTCACGATGATGGCCTCCTTCCAGGGGGACGAGCCCGGCTTCGAACACCAGACGAAGATGCCCGAGGTGCCCGGACCCGAGGGCTTCCCCAGCGATCTCGAGCTGCTGCGCCGCAAGGCCGACCTCATCCCCGAGCGGGTGCGCGACAAGTTGCTGTGCCCCAAGCCCATCGAGATCCGCCCGGTGACGCAGTACGATCCGTTCGATCCCAAGCCGGGCGAGCCTCTCAAGTACGTGTGGTTCCGCGCCGACGGACCGCTCCCGGACGATACGCAGGTGCACAAGTACGTGCTCGCCTACGCCTCGGACTTCAACCTCATCACCACCGCGCTCCATCCGCACGGCGCCAGCTTCATGCGGCGCAACATGCAGATGGCGAGCCTGGATCACGCCCTGTGGTTCCACGGCAACGTGCGCGTGAACGACTGGCTGCTGTACGTCATGGACAGCCCCTGGGCGGGCAGCGCTCGAGGCCTGGCGCGCGGGCAGATCTTCTCCCGTGACGGCCGGCTGGTGGCGTCCGTGGCCCAGGAGGGCCTCATCCGCCTGCGCAAGGACGGGCGTTGA
- a CDS encoding xanthine dehydrogenase family protein molybdopterin-binding subunit: MTKPSTPLGVPLSRVDGRAKVTGQAKYAAEFSEPGLLHGVVVSGTVARGRIKKIDASEALALPGVLHVFTHENRPHVAWFDRSYRDEDSPSGSPFRPLYDDEIQFSGQPIALVVAQTLELALHAASLVRVEYKTQPHETDLRSRRHEAYPPGKDKGGFEPPPKPRGHPDKAFERAAVKVDAEYSTPVEHHNPMEMHASTVLYGSDGTLIVHDKTQGVQNCQKYLSRVFNLSKDKLRVLSPFVGGAFGSGLRPQYQLFLAVMAARELKRSVRVTLTRQQMFTFGHRPETVQRVALGASSDGTLQAIIHETVSETSRFEDYVEIIVNWSGLLYQCDNVRLDYKLVALDNYTPLDMRAPGAAVGVYALECAMDELAHKAGIDPLELRLKNYAERDQNEDKPFSSKELRACYRQGAERFGWAGRNSTPRSMRDGKQLIGWGLATGIWEAMQQQASARASLSIDGRLTVGSATADIGTGTYTVMTQIAADSLGVPVEDVTFSLGDSHLPTAPVEGGSWTVSSVGSAVKQACEKVRARVFELARKVEGSPLAKASLEEVTFAGGRIHLSAEPSRSVSFTDAMRHGGVLSIDEEALAIPNLAKQNQYTRCAHSAVFVEVKVDEELGTVKVTRVVSAIAGGRVLNPKTARSQILGGVVWGLGMALQEESAMDLKLGRFMNHNLAEYHVPVNADVRDIDVLFVEEHDDVVNPLGAKGLGEIGIVGVAAAIANAIFHATGRRVRDLPITLDKLL, from the coding sequence ATGACGAAGCCATCCACTCCACTCGGAGTGCCCCTCAGCCGCGTCGACGGGCGCGCCAAGGTGACGGGTCAGGCGAAGTATGCCGCGGAGTTCAGCGAGCCCGGTCTCCTGCATGGCGTCGTGGTGTCGGGCACGGTCGCCCGGGGACGGATCAAGAAGATCGACGCGAGCGAGGCCCTCGCGCTCCCGGGTGTGCTGCACGTCTTCACGCACGAGAACCGGCCACACGTGGCCTGGTTCGACCGCAGCTACCGTGACGAGGACTCGCCCTCCGGCTCGCCGTTCCGGCCCCTCTACGATGACGAGATCCAGTTCAGCGGGCAGCCCATCGCCCTCGTCGTCGCCCAGACGCTCGAGCTCGCCCTCCACGCGGCGTCACTCGTCCGGGTCGAGTACAAGACCCAGCCCCACGAGACGGATCTGCGCTCGCGGCGTCACGAGGCCTACCCGCCCGGCAAGGACAAGGGTGGCTTCGAACCGCCTCCGAAGCCGCGAGGCCATCCGGACAAGGCCTTCGAGCGCGCCGCCGTGAAGGTCGACGCGGAGTACTCGACGCCCGTCGAGCACCACAATCCCATGGAGATGCATGCGTCGACGGTCCTCTACGGGAGCGATGGGACGCTCATCGTCCATGACAAGACCCAGGGCGTCCAGAACTGCCAGAAGTACCTCTCCCGGGTGTTCAACCTCTCCAAGGACAAGCTGCGCGTGCTGTCGCCCTTCGTCGGCGGGGCGTTCGGCTCGGGGTTGCGGCCGCAGTATCAGTTGTTCCTGGCGGTCATGGCGGCGCGTGAGTTGAAGCGCTCGGTCCGGGTGACGCTGACACGCCAGCAGATGTTCACCTTCGGCCACCGGCCCGAGACGGTGCAGCGGGTCGCGCTCGGCGCGTCGTCCGACGGCACCCTCCAGGCCATCATCCATGAGACCGTTTCCGAAACCTCCCGCTTCGAGGACTACGTCGAGATCATCGTCAACTGGTCGGGTCTGCTCTACCAGTGCGACAACGTCAGGCTCGATTACAAGCTCGTGGCGTTGGACAACTACACGCCCCTGGACATGCGCGCGCCCGGGGCCGCCGTCGGTGTCTACGCGCTGGAGTGCGCCATGGACGAGCTGGCGCACAAGGCGGGCATCGATCCGCTCGAGCTGCGCCTCAAGAACTACGCCGAGCGGGACCAGAACGAGGACAAGCCTTTCTCGAGCAAGGAGCTGCGTGCCTGTTACCGGCAGGGCGCCGAGCGGTTCGGCTGGGCCGGGCGGAATTCCACCCCACGCTCCATGCGCGACGGCAAGCAGCTCATCGGTTGGGGTCTGGCCACCGGCATCTGGGAGGCGATGCAGCAGCAGGCGAGCGCCAGGGCGTCGTTGAGCATCGACGGCCGGCTCACCGTCGGCAGCGCCACCGCGGACATCGGCACCGGCACCTACACGGTCATGACGCAGATCGCCGCGGACTCGCTCGGCGTGCCCGTCGAGGACGTGACGTTCTCCCTCGGGGACTCCCACCTGCCCACCGCGCCCGTCGAGGGGGGCTCGTGGACCGTGTCCTCCGTCGGCTCGGCGGTGAAGCAGGCCTGTGAGAAGGTGCGCGCGCGGGTGTTCGAGCTCGCCCGGAAGGTGGAGGGCTCGCCGCTCGCGAAGGCGAGCCTGGAGGAGGTGACGTTCGCCGGAGGGCGGATCCACTTGTCCGCTGAGCCATCGCGGTCCGTGTCCTTCACCGATGCCATGCGGCACGGTGGAGTCCTCAGCATCGACGAGGAGGCGCTGGCCATTCCCAATCTGGCGAAGCAGAACCAGTACACGCGCTGCGCGCACTCCGCCGTGTTCGTGGAGGTGAAGGTCGACGAGGAGCTTGGCACCGTGAAGGTGACCCGCGTCGTCAGTGCCATCGCGGGCGGGCGCGTCCTCAACCCGAAGACGGCTCGAAGCCAGATCCTCGGTGGAGTCGTCTGGGGCCTGGGCATGGCGCTTCAGGAGGAGTCGGCCATGGACCTGAAGCTCGGCCGCTTCATGAACCACAACCTGGCCGAGTACCACGTGCCCGTGAACGCCGACGTGCGGGACATCGATGTGCTCTTCGTCGAAGAGCACGATGACGTCGTCAACCCTTTGGGCGCCAAGGGGTTGGGGGAGATCGGCATCGTCGGCGTCGCGGCGGCCATCGCCAACGCCATCTTCCACGCGACCGGAAGGCGCGTCCGCGACCTGCCCATCACACTGGACAAGTTGCTCTAG
- a CDS encoding M35 family metallo-endopeptidase gives MSKNLRGNFKWLVGGIVGVSLLGACGAPAEGEDGSVIQDQAAGEVSVSLSVAKSALSAREDVAVSVTFTNTSSQPVQLLKFYVPDGHLKEGLFEVTRNGEPVEYIGPEIKRAAPTAQDYITLAPGESLTGSAPVSGMYDLSESGSYTIRYAARALDQHSAVLTKAAQLDSNLVNLWIEGRDSGLPDLQAQGTVSAQGLSYSGACTTSEQSSISSALTSARTYANNASTYLNGISSGTTRYTTWFGAYSSTNLTTARNHFTNIKNALANAAIVVDCSCSDSYYAYVYPAQPYKIYVCNAFWSAPTTGTDSKAGTLVHEMSHFNVVAGTDDHAYGQSAAKSLAKSSATRALDNADNHEYFAENTPSLP, from the coding sequence GTGAGCAAGAACCTTCGCGGTAACTTCAAGTGGCTGGTTGGCGGAATCGTCGGTGTGTCCCTGCTGGGCGCGTGCGGCGCTCCGGCGGAGGGCGAGGACGGTTCGGTGATCCAGGACCAGGCCGCTGGCGAGGTGTCGGTGAGCCTCTCCGTGGCGAAGTCCGCGCTGAGCGCTCGCGAGGACGTGGCGGTGTCGGTCACCTTCACCAACACCTCGTCCCAGCCGGTTCAGCTGCTTAAGTTCTACGTCCCGGACGGGCACCTCAAGGAGGGCCTGTTCGAGGTCACCCGCAACGGCGAGCCGGTGGAGTACATCGGTCCCGAGATCAAGCGCGCGGCGCCCACCGCCCAGGACTACATCACCCTGGCTCCCGGCGAGAGCCTGACGGGCTCGGCGCCCGTGTCGGGCATGTATGATCTGTCCGAGTCCGGCAGCTACACCATCCGCTACGCCGCGCGCGCGCTGGATCAGCACAGCGCGGTGCTCACCAAGGCCGCCCAGCTCGACTCCAACCTCGTGAACCTGTGGATCGAGGGCCGTGACAGCGGCCTGCCCGACCTCCAGGCGCAGGGCACCGTGTCGGCCCAGGGCCTGTCGTACTCGGGCGCCTGCACCACCTCGGAGCAGTCGTCGATCAGCTCCGCGCTGACCTCCGCCCGGACGTACGCGAACAACGCGTCCACCTACCTCAACGGCATCTCCTCGGGCACCACGCGCTACACCACCTGGTTCGGCGCCTACTCGTCCACCAACCTGACCACGGCTCGCAACCACTTCACCAACATCAAGAACGCCCTGGCCAACGCGGCGATCGTGGTCGATTGCAGCTGCAGCGACAGCTACTACGCCTACGTGTACCCGGCCCAGCCGTACAAGATCTACGTGTGCAACGCCTTCTGGAGCGCCCCCACCACGGGCACGGACTCCAAGGCGGGCACCCTGGTCCACGAGATGAGCCACTTCAACGTGGTGGCCGGCACGGATGACCACGCCTACGGCCAGAGCGCGGCCAAGAGCCTGGCCAAGTCCAGCGCCACCCGCGCCCTGGACAACGCGGACAACCACGAGTACTTCGCGGAGAACACCCCCTCGCTGCCGTAA
- a CDS encoding FAD binding domain-containing protein: MNRFSYERAPDVASAVRAGAGNDSARFIAGGTNLLDLMKENVFRPSHLIDITRLPLNKIEETGDGGLRIGALVTNADTAYNEHVERRYPLLSKAILAGATSQLRNMATTGGNLLQRTRCYYFYDTGAPCNKREPGTGCGALHGFNRIHAILGTSDACIATHPSDMCVALAALDATVRVTGPDGERTIPFSEFHRLPGATPHLDTNLRQGELITAVDLPAKGFASHHTYLKLRDRASYAFALVSVAAALELDGERILEARLALGGVAHKPWRDTAAESMLNGQRASVELFRSVGEAIVHEARGFGHNTFKIELAKRAVVRALAQAAGMEQPS; this comes from the coding sequence ATGAACAGGTTCTCCTACGAACGCGCCCCGGACGTCGCCAGTGCCGTGCGGGCGGGCGCGGGGAATGACTCGGCCCGGTTCATCGCGGGTGGCACCAATCTCCTCGATTTGATGAAGGAGAACGTCTTTCGCCCCAGCCACCTGATCGACATCACGCGGCTGCCGCTGAACAAGATCGAGGAGACCGGAGACGGCGGCCTGCGGATCGGCGCGCTCGTCACGAACGCGGACACCGCCTACAACGAGCACGTCGAGCGGCGTTACCCGCTGCTCTCGAAGGCCATCCTCGCTGGCGCTACGTCTCAGCTGCGCAATATGGCCACCACGGGCGGAAACCTGCTCCAGCGCACGCGCTGCTATTACTTCTATGATACGGGCGCGCCCTGCAACAAACGTGAGCCCGGCACCGGCTGTGGCGCGCTCCATGGCTTCAATCGCATCCACGCCATCCTGGGCACCAGCGACGCGTGCATCGCCACCCATCCGTCCGACATGTGCGTGGCACTCGCGGCACTCGACGCCACCGTTCGGGTGACCGGGCCGGATGGTGAGCGCACGATTCCGTTCTCCGAGTTCCACCGGTTGCCGGGCGCCACGCCGCACCTGGACACGAACCTGCGGCAAGGCGAGCTCATCACCGCCGTGGACCTGCCCGCCAAGGGCTTCGCCAGCCACCATACCTATCTGAAGCTTCGGGACCGGGCATCGTATGCCTTCGCGCTCGTGTCCGTGGCCGCCGCACTGGAGCTGGATGGCGAGCGGATCCTGGAGGCCCGGCTCGCGCTCGGTGGGGTGGCCCACAAGCCCTGGCGTGACACGGCCGCTGAATCGATGCTGAACGGCCAGCGTGCCTCGGTGGAGCTCTTCCGCTCCGTGGGGGAGGCGATCGTCCACGAAGCCAGAGGTTTCGGTCACAACACCTTCAAGATCGAGCTGGCGAAGCGGGCCGTGGTCCGCGCCCTGGCCCAGGCCGCCGGCATGGAGCAGCCGTCATGA
- a CDS encoding ABC transporter permease, protein MKTEALRSALAPLAALAILLVLWESLTRLLAIPLWLLPPPSAIAAAGARDASTLLGAAITTGRSALVGFGLSTVVGVLAAIILASSRLLERALYPYTLFLQTVPIVAVAPLLVLWFGPGARAVAISSFIVSLFPVIANTLSGLRSVEPPLRDLFRLYGARRVARLWKLELPASLPHLFTGLRIASGLAVIGAIVGEFVAGFSEDAAGLGILVLSAYRQLRTDLLFAAVLAASVLGLVLFGAVSLTGSRLLRRWHPSASGS, encoded by the coding sequence ATGAAGACCGAGGCCCTCCGCTCGGCCCTGGCGCCGCTGGCCGCGCTCGCCATCCTCCTGGTGCTGTGGGAGTCCCTGACGCGCCTGCTCGCCATCCCTCTCTGGCTGCTGCCACCCCCCTCGGCCATCGCCGCCGCGGGAGCCCGCGATGCGTCCACCCTGCTGGGCGCGGCGATCACCACGGGCCGCTCGGCGCTGGTGGGCTTCGGGCTGAGCACGGTGGTGGGCGTGCTGGCCGCCATCATCCTCGCCTCCTCGCGGCTGCTGGAGCGGGCGCTCTACCCATACACCCTCTTCCTGCAGACGGTGCCCATCGTCGCCGTCGCCCCGCTGCTGGTGCTGTGGTTCGGCCCGGGGGCGCGCGCGGTGGCCATCTCGTCCTTCATCGTCTCGCTCTTCCCCGTCATCGCCAACACGCTCAGCGGGCTGCGCTCGGTGGAGCCGCCGCTGAGGGATCTGTTCCGCCTCTATGGCGCGCGCCGGGTGGCCAGACTGTGGAAGCTGGAGCTGCCCGCGTCGCTGCCGCACCTGTTCACCGGCCTGCGCATCGCCTCGGGGCTGGCCGTCATCGGCGCCATCGTGGGCGAGTTCGTCGCCGGCTTCTCCGAGGACGCCGCCGGGCTGGGCATCCTGGTGCTGTCGGCCTACCGGCAGCTGCGCACGGATCTGCTCTTCGCCGCCGTGCTGGCGGCCTCGGTGCTGGGCCTGGTGCTGTTCGGCGCGGTGAGCCTGACGGGCTCCCGGCTGCTGAGGCGCTGGCACCCGTCGGCCTCGGGCTCGTGA
- a CDS encoding ABC transporter substrate-binding protein has protein sequence MRRQLVGLLGCVALLAVVGACSRSKEGTKQAEGKDAGGNAQAAATAPAAPVKVKLALNWVPEPEFGGFYAAREKGEFTRHGMEVEILGGGAGVPVMQMVASGQVEFGIAGADEILTARTRGVDVLPLFAVYQTSPLAIMTHASRGAKGIKDVLSSGTVALEPGLPYAAYLKKKYGFDKVKVVPYDGGVARFVADKDFAQQCFITSEPIAAKRQGAEPSVFLVADEGFNPYVAVVITRRELWKQQPERVKSFVAAVREGWRAYLEDPAPANAVMGKLNTTLDAETFAAAAQAQKPLIETEETKARGLGTMSRERWETLGQQLVDLGLIEKAPAVDEFLLPEFTGPSPKTSP, from the coding sequence GTGAGAAGACAGCTCGTTGGATTGCTGGGATGTGTGGCGCTGCTCGCGGTGGTGGGGGCGTGCTCGCGCTCGAAGGAAGGCACGAAGCAGGCGGAGGGCAAGGACGCGGGAGGGAACGCACAGGCAGCGGCCACCGCGCCCGCCGCGCCCGTCAAGGTGAAGCTGGCGCTCAACTGGGTGCCCGAGCCCGAGTTCGGTGGCTTCTACGCCGCGCGCGAGAAGGGCGAGTTCACCCGGCACGGCATGGAGGTGGAGATCCTCGGGGGCGGGGCCGGCGTGCCCGTGATGCAGATGGTGGCCTCGGGGCAGGTGGAGTTCGGCATCGCCGGCGCGGATGAGATCCTCACCGCCCGGACGCGGGGCGTGGATGTGCTTCCGCTGTTCGCGGTGTACCAGACGTCGCCTCTGGCCATCATGACCCACGCCTCGCGCGGGGCGAAGGGCATCAAGGACGTGCTCTCCTCGGGCACGGTGGCCCTGGAGCCCGGCCTGCCCTACGCCGCCTACCTGAAGAAGAAGTACGGCTTCGACAAGGTGAAGGTGGTGCCCTACGACGGTGGTGTGGCGCGCTTCGTGGCGGACAAGGACTTCGCCCAGCAGTGCTTCATCACCTCGGAGCCCATCGCCGCGAAGAGGCAGGGCGCGGAGCCCTCGGTGTTCCTGGTGGCCGACGAGGGCTTCAACCCCTACGTGGCCGTGGTCATCACCCGCCGGGAGCTGTGGAAGCAGCAGCCGGAGCGGGTGAAGTCCTTCGTGGCGGCGGTGCGCGAGGGCTGGCGCGCCTACCTGGAGGACCCGGCGCCGGCCAACGCGGTGATGGGGAAGCTGAACACCACCCTGGACGCGGAGACCTTCGCGGCGGCGGCGCAGGCGCAGAAGCCTCTCATCGAGACGGAGGAGACGAAGGCCCGGGGACTGGGGACGATGAGCCGCGAGCGCTGGGAGACGCTGGGGCAGCAGTTGGTGGACCTGGGCCTCATCGAGAAGGCGCCGGCCGTGGACGAGTTCCTGCTGCCGGAGTTCACGGGGCCGAGCCCCAAGACCTCTCCGTGA